The following are encoded together in the Amyelois transitella isolate CPQ chromosome 6, ilAmyTran1.1, whole genome shotgun sequence genome:
- the LOC106131274 gene encoding liprin-beta-1 isoform X4 gives MRELGRGGSLVAATIAALHNRSSVDEKPRSINSRAPAVVTRNVRSVQRNNLSVDLTRRESGGSERPQSTASEASERDSTSVQSSEEQPPRESGDSDSPDEATVKCTTWTDGAVPARADSSSCDSSSSSDDDSEEREYNTRGGDADYRTLTPSKRLDNSTRRDDDFRWMPTGELVDDTEEPMEQRTEEYSAASLDRRRRTAGDRSDRDRKSRSSLSGKPPQHPTSVRASPRPRRSPRNEDSPPELQRRWNSYEHFRYPEGGWWPPMCWCHGPPMPPPPCCMHDHSWPSHPSLPPAPSRPYKNDAEDRVRRLEVDKESLQLQVQVLSEQIAAQNEKMGDLERSLNEARQRLDDAEQRLQKEMLQRSSLETQKLELLSKLSEVRLRAAERGILERSPPPDIAPLVRPAPPRTPPANYGRQIERNTLMYSSLPRSSVLSSEARVAFGKNINNMVVARGQGHSVPNLAERSEVIPRGSPSPSLREVRSRLGSGGGVRIEGDDLTRSSIRASTTRHPPPTMPWQTTDVRQWDCDTTCGWLESLGLEVYVLNARAWLGSTPDARGVIAAASHQTIEKELGIKHPMHKKKIVLALTDLLGGHGDPLLSLAGQLDTAWALRWLEDVGVCGARAAAAEAALDGRALHRLAHAELHAQLRVSHALHALSIRRGIQVLRDNMFNPDTMIRRAVEGEQPLPAVAGAGADGDGERQLARWSSHRVMQWLKQIDLAEYAPNLRGAGVHGGLMLLEPRFTAELLAALLNIPANKTLLRRHLTQRFNDLLGREVIQQKRNAEQTLGYQPLTATTKYKVPKKNQFSLKRKKSKDDLDLGDLVCPLHDDCSESLL, from the exons ATGCGTGAGCTCGGCCGCGGGGGCTCACTCGTAGCAGCCACCATAGCGGCGTTGCACAACCGCTCCTCGGTAGATGAAAAGCCTCGGTCGATCAATTCGCGCGCGCCTGCTGTAGTGACCAGAAATGTGCGATCTgtgcaaagaaataatttgaGTGTGGATCTTACACGGCGCGAGTCGGGCGGAAGCGAACGCCCACAATCCACAGCATCGGAAGCTTCGGAACGCGACTCTACTTCCGTTCAGTCCAGCGAGGAGCAACCCCCACGCGAGA GCGGTGACTCGGACAGTCCGGATGAAGCGACCGTGAAATGTACTACGTGGACCGACGGTGCCGTACCGGCGCGGGCCGACTCCTCCAGCTGCGACTCCAGTTCTTCAAGCGATGACGATTCTGAGGAAAGAGAGTACAACACGCGGGGGGGCGACGCGGACTATAGAACGCTAACGCCAAGCAAACGTCTAGATAATTCAACTCGAAGGGATGATGACTTTCGATGGATGCCCACTGGAGAATTGGTGGATGACACAGAGGAACCGATGGAACAAAGAACTGAAGAATATTCGGCGGCCAGCCTAGATAGGCGACGGCGCACAGCGGGCGACCGCAGTGACCGTGATCGCAAGTCGCGGTCGTCGTTGTCTGGCAAGCCGCCGCAACATCCTACGAGTGTTCGCGCTTCGCCGCGACCTCGTCGTTCCCCCAGAAACGAAGACAGTCCGCCGGAATTGCAGCGGCGATGGAATTCTTATGAACATTTTCGATATCCCGAAGGAGGATGGTGGCCTCCTATGTGTTGGTGCCACGGCCCGCCGATGCCGCCGCCACCGTGCTGCATGCATGATCATTCATGGCCATCGCACCCTTCGCTGCCACCGGCACCTTCGCGACCTTACAAG AACGATGCGGAGGATCGTGTGCGGCGACTGGAAGTGGACAAAGAGAGCTTACAGCTACAAGTCCAGGTGTTGTCGGAGCAGATCGCAGCGCAGAACGAGAAGATGGGAGACCTGGAACGATCGCTGAACGAAGCCCGGCAAAGGCTTGATGACGCTGAACAAAGACTGCAAAAG GAAATGTTACAGCGTTCTTCGTTAGAGACACAGAAATTGGAGTTGCTTTCAAAACTCAGCGAAGTTCGACTGCgcgcagctgagcgtggcatCTTAGAACGCTCGCCTCCGCCCGATATAGCGCCTCTAGTCAGACCGGCCCCGCCCAGG ACTCCGCCGGCAAACTACGGTCGTCAGATCGAGCGTAACACCCTCATGTACTCATCTTTGCCACGCTCATCTGTTCTGTCGTCGGAGGCGCGCGTGGCGTTCGGTAAAAACATCAACAACATGGTGGTGGCGCGGGGACAAGGCCATTCGGTGCCCAACCTAG CGGAGCGCTCAGAAGTGATTCCCCGCGGCAGTCCATCGCCTTCACTCCGCGAAGTGCGGTCTCGTCTCGgcagcggcggcggcgtcAGGATCGAGGGCGATGACCTTACTAGGAGTTCCATACGAGCTTCCACCACGAGGCACCCTCCACCAACAATGCCCTG GCAAACGACTGACGTTAGGCAATGGGACTGCGATACTACATGTGGTTGGTTGGAGAGCCTTGGTCTCGAAGTGTACGTCCTTAACGCAAGGGCATGGCTGGGATCGACACCAGACGCTCGGGGCGTCATAGCCGCTGCTTCACATCAAACAATTGAGAAGGAATTGGGAATCAAACACCCTATGCATAAGAAAAAGATAGTCTTGGCTTTGACGGATCTATTG GGCGGTCACGGCGACCCGCTCCTGTCGCTGGCCGGGCAGCTGGACACGGCGTGGGCGCTGCGCTGGCTGGAGGACGTGGGCGTGtgcggcgcgcgcgcggccGCCGCCGAGGCCGCGCTGGACGGGCGCGCGCTGCACCGCCTGGCGCACGCCGAGCTGCACGCGCAGCTGCGCGTCTCGCACGCGCTGCACGCGCTCTCCATCCGCAGGG GCATCCAAGTCCTAAGAGACAACATGTTCAACCCGGACACGATGATACGTCGCGCCGTCGAGGGAGAACAACCTTTGCCGGCCGTAGCCGGCGCCGGCGCGGACGGAGACGGGGAGCGGCAACTGGCGCGCTGGTCCTCGCACCGCGTCATGCAGTGGCTGAAGCAGATCGACCTCGCGGAGTACGCGCCCAACTTGAGGGGCGCCG GTGTCCACGGCGGGCTGATGCTGCTGGAGCCGCGGTTCACGGCGGAGTTGCTGGCCGCGCTGCTGAACATCCCCGCCAACAAGACGCTGCTAAGGCGGCACCTCACACAGAG GTTTAATGATCTGCTCGGCCGAGAAGTCATACAGCAAAAACGAAATGCGGAACAAACATTAGGCTATCAGCCACTCACTGCAACCACCAAATACAAG GTACCAAAGAAGAACCAGTTCTCCCTGAAACGTAAGAAGAGCAAAGACGACCTTGACCTGGGCGACCTGGTGTGTCCGCTGCACGACGACTGCTCAG